The DNA sequence GCCGAGGAAGTCGCGGACCTCGTCGCCTACCTGGCGAGCGAACGCGCCGCCTACATCACCGGCTCGGTCTTCCAGATCGACGGCGGCCTGACGGTCTGATGACCGGGGAGACGTACCTGCGGCTGCGCGCGCTCGCGGACCGGCACGGCGCCGCCTACCGGCTCATCGAGCACGCCCCCGAGGGCCGCACCGAGGTCGCCAGCGCCCTGCGCGGACACGCGCTGGAGCAGAGCGCCAAGTGCCTGGTGGTCGCCGTCCGGCCGACCAAGCGGACCTGCCGGTACGTCCTGGCCGTCATCCCGGGCGACCGGCGCCTGGACCTGGCGAGGGTCGCCGAGTGCGCCGGCGGGCGCAAGGCGGGATTCGCCGACCGGGAGACCGCCGAGCGGCTGGCCGGCTCGGTCAGCGGCTCGATCATTCCCTTCTCCTTCCACCCCGACCTCGAGCTGATCGTCGAAGAGGATCTGCTGCGCAGCGACACCCTGTTCTTCAACGCGGCCCGGCTGGATCTCTCCATGGCCCTCGCCACCGAGGATTACCTCCGTATGGCGCGACCGCGCACCGAACGGATCAGCGCACCCGATTCGACGGCCGCGGTATTTCAGCAACCTGCAGACACGCCGTCTCCCTTGTGATATCGCCCTAGCATCACGGAGCAGCGGCACAGGAAATTCCGCGGACATATCCAGACCATGGCCTGCCACCGGGCCGCCGGAGAGAGCAACGGAGGCCAAGCACGTGGCCAATCCCATGATTGAGGCTATCGACGTCACAAAGTCGTTCGGTGACGTCACCGCGCTGAACGGTGTGAACGTCTCGGTTCCCGAGGGTTCGATCCACGGCCTGCTCGGCCACAACGGCGCCGGCAAGACCACCCTGGTGCACATCCTGTCGACGCTGCTGGAGCCGACCACCGGCACCGCCCGCATCTGCGGCCTGGACGTGACCGCCAAGGCGCAGGACGTCCGCCGGCGCATCGGGCTGACCGGGCAGTTCGCGTCCGTGGACGAGCAGTTGTCGGGGCGCGAGAACCTGACCCTGATCGCCCGGCTGCTCGGCGCCAGCCGGCGCCAGGCCCTCGCCCGCGCGGACGAACTGCTGGAGCTGTTCGAGCTGACCGACGCGGCCAAGCGCCCGG is a window from the Streptomyces capillispiralis genome containing:
- a CDS encoding YbaK/EbsC family protein; amino-acid sequence: MTGETYLRLRALADRHGAAYRLIEHAPEGRTEVASALRGHALEQSAKCLVVAVRPTKRTCRYVLAVIPGDRRLDLARVAECAGGRKAGFADRETAERLAGSVSGSIIPFSFHPDLELIVEEDLLRSDTLFFNAARLDLSMALATEDYLRMARPRTERISAPDSTAAVFQQPADTPSPL